The Agrobacterium larrymoorei genome includes the window GTTATCTGGACATCCGGCTGAATCGGGCGCCCGAGGAAGAGCGTTTCCACCACTTCGAAAATCGCATCTCGCGGTCCGTCCTGCGCCAGCGTGAAAATAGCGGAAGCCGCCTGCGCCACCTGCCCGACTTCGGCATTGCGCGCAGTGATCACGCCATCCTGCTCTGCCCTCAGTTCCGTGTAGGAAAGCGTGTCTTGAGCGGTCCCCAACTGAGCTTCAGCGGAAGCCTCGCTGCCTTGCGCCGTGGAAAGCGCTTCCTGCGCCTGATCGAGCGATGAACGGGTCGTCACCTGCGTATCGAACAACTTTTGCTGACGGCTGAAAGCCAGTTCCGCCTGAATGCGCTGCGCAACCGCAGCTTCGAGATTTGCCTGAGCAACGGCAAGATCGGCCTCCTGCTCTTCGGCATCAATCCGCGCAAGAACCTGCCCGGCTTTGACGTGGTCTCCAACGTCAACCGTGCGCTCCACAATCTTGCCACCCACCCGGAAGGACAGATCGGACTGCACGCGCGCCTGTATTTCGCCGGTGACGGCGCCGCCCGAAACCAGCTGCTTGCTCTCGACCGTCACGACACGGACATGGCGAGGCTCCGCCTCTCCCCCACCTTCCTGCTGGCTACACGAGGTCAGAAAACCGGCGCTCGCGATTAGGAGGACGCTAACAATGTGCTTCATGGTCAGACCTTATCATCGAAATATTCTGAATGCGTATATTTGACTGACTGGAAAGTCAATGATAACTTCAGGACTGGTTAAATTGGAATGAACGAAATGCTGGAATATCAATGTTCAAGAATTGCCCGATGAAGCGCGGAAAAGTGAAGCTGACACGCGCCGAACAGAAGCAGCTGCGCCCGGGGCAAATTCTGGACGCGGCATTTACCGAATTCGTGAAGAACGGTTACGCCGCAACGCGCGTAGAGGACATTGCAGAACATGTGGGTGTCACCAAGGGCACGGTCTACGTCTATTTTGAAACCAAGGAAGTTCTGTTCGAGGCAACGATCCGTCATGGCTCGACATCCTTTGCAGACATCGTAAAGCACGCAGACACCTATCACGGCACGCCTGCCCAGAGACTGAAATCACTGCTTGAGGCACTGTACGGATATCTGGCCAGCGACAACCAGAACCGCGAAGTTCTCAAGCTCGTCATTTCCGAAGGTCAGAAGTTTCCCGATATTGTCGAAAGACATGACCGGGACGTGATTCAGCCCTTGATGAAAATGATAACCGAGCTTGTTGACGAAGGCGTGAAGGCTGGGGAGTTCAGAAGCGACAGCGTCGTTTTCCCTGAACTGGTCATGGCTCCTTTGATGACACTCGCCGTGTTGCGCATCATCTTCGACGACCGCAAGAAAATGGATGTCGAAGCCTTTCTCAACGCCCATCTCGATCTTCTCATGAACGGGTTGCTGGAGAAGCGAAATGACCACCCCTAACGCGGATGAGCGCCACGGTCGCTTCAGAATAAAAAACGCACTTATGGTGGCGATCAGCCTCGTCATTCTTATCGCGACGAGCGAGACCACAAAGGGCGGCGAACCGGCCAGAAGCGGAGCTA containing:
- a CDS encoding TetR/AcrR family transcriptional regulator; protein product: MKRGKVKLTRAEQKQLRPGQILDAAFTEFVKNGYAATRVEDIAEHVGVTKGTVYVYFETKEVLFEATIRHGSTSFADIVKHADTYHGTPAQRLKSLLEALYGYLASDNQNREVLKLVISEGQKFPDIVERHDRDVIQPLMKMITELVDEGVKAGEFRSDSVVFPELVMAPLMTLAVLRIIFDDRKKMDVEAFLNAHLDLLMNGLLEKRNDHP
- a CDS encoding efflux RND transporter periplasmic adaptor subunit, which gives rise to MKHIVSVLLIASAGFLTSCSQQEGGGEAEPRHVRVVTVESKQLVSGGAVTGEIQARVQSDLSFRVGGKIVERTVDVGDHVKAGQVLARIDAEEQEADLAVAQANLEAAVAQRIQAELAFSRQQKLFDTQVTTRSSLDQAQEALSTAQGSEASAEAQLGTAQDTLSYTELRAEQDGVITARNAEVGQVAQAASAIFTLAQDGPRDAIFEVVETLFLGRPIQPDVQITLLLDPTREVTAQVREVSPTIDSSTGTVKVKVGLAADVPMPLGAAVKGAFKYEPQSAMELPWSAMSATDGKPAVWVVDPATSKATLREIEVDEYETGNFIVKQGLKEGEVVVVEGAKFLRPDEKVAFEKVASR